The following are encoded in a window of Callithrix jacchus isolate 240 chromosome 9, calJac240_pri, whole genome shotgun sequence genomic DNA:
- the H1-7 gene encoding testis-specific H1 histone, whose protein sequence is MAEAPEPSGESQGHSATQPPAEKTVGGPPSCDRRSVLRVSQLVLRAIAAHKGLTLANLRKEFGNAGYEVRRKSGGHKAPRREATGTLLRVSGSDAAGYFRVWKVLKPKRKLGLARLEEGARGPRRTPVAPWRPRRRRTRLRKAARKAREVWRRSARAKTRARARARARARARATRARRARLRAKEPPCAGAKDEAGTTAADRRGRAAKEHTRLKSGQEKRRSSKPREEKQKPKKPAQRTIQKPTPAKTDQTSSRQGKTPLDFLKDQP, encoded by the coding sequence ATGGCCGAGGCACCTGAACCCAGTGGAGAATCTCAAGGCCACTCAGCCACTCAGCCGCCAGCGGAAAAAACTGTCGGGGGACCACCGAGCTGCGACCGGCGCTCCGTGCTCAGAGTGTCCCAGCTGGTGCTCCGGGCCATCGCCGCTCACAAAGGGCTGACTCTGGCCAACCTCAGGAAGGAGTTCGGAAACGCCGGCTACGAAGTGCGCAGGAAGAGTGGCGGCCACAAAGCGCCCAGGCGGGAGGCCACGGGCACGCTCCTCCGGGTCAGCGGCAGCGACGCCGCGGGTTACTTCAGGGTCTGGAAGGTTCTGAAGCCCAAAAGAAAGCTGGGGCTCGCGAGGCTGGAGGAGGGCGCGCGCGGTCCCCGGAGGACCCCAGTCGCGCCCTGGAGACCACGGAGGCGCCGGACGCGCCTTCGCAAGGCGGCCAGGAAGGCCAGAGAAGTGTGGAGACGGAGTGCGAGGGCGAAAACcagagccagggccagggccagggccagggccagggccagggcgaCGAGAGCCAGGAGGGCGAGGCTGAGGGCCAAGGAGCCGCCGTGTGCCGGAGCCAAGGACGAAGCGGGGACCACAGCGGCAGACCGGCGAGGACGGGCCGCGAAGGAACACACCAGGCTGAAGTCAGGGCAGGAGAAGAGGCGAAGCTCCAAGCCCAGGGAAGAGAAGCAGAAGCCCAAGAAGCCCGCTCAGCGGACCATCCAGAAGCCAACGCCGGCTAAAACCGACCAGACATCTAGCAGGCAGGGGAAGACTCCACTAGACTTCCTCAAAGACCAGCCCTAA